The nucleotide window ATAAGGAACGGAATAAACACCCTCTGCGTTCGTCCTGACCGTCTGCACCTCGTTTGTATCGAGATTCCTGACCGAGACATTCGCGTTGGGGATAACGGCTTTCGAGGAATCTGAAACGACTCCGGTGATGGTGGCTCGGAACTCCTGTGCCCGGGAAATCCGAGGACAACAAATCGCGATCCAAGCGATCAAGGTGAGAAACAAATAGCGTCGTGACATTCGGTTACGCCTCCAAAGTTGTTCCGCTCCGGCTTGCACAACGAGATGTCCGAAACGCCATGGCATCGTATGAGCGACCATTTCCGACATTCGAGAGCTTTATATTTATTAGCTTTCAAAGCGTTTCGCTTCGAAAACTTTAGGAATCGATATATAGGTATTTCAATCATTGCTGTCAACGAAAATATTGGTAATCACCATATCACTTCGATCAGTATGCGTCAGCGCGCTAGAGCTGCTCCCAGGGACAGGAAGTCCTGACGCCGGGAGCGGCCACTTCTGAAAGCAGAAGATGACAAATATGCAATAAATGGCGTGCATATCAGAGTTTTTCAGAGTTCTACCGAACGCACATCGGCGAAGTCGCGGCGCTTCAAGGAGATACAAGACATAGCATGATGGGGGTGCGGCAGAGCCACTTACGATAAATCGCTTTTACTTTCGACAAACACATGAAAGATAGAAATGAGCCTGAAAGCTGTCATTCAGCAGAAAAATAGAGCCCCACAGAACCGGCACTCTGCGCATGGAAAGGGTGCCTATCGTTATTCCCTGCTCAGACTGTGAATTTGACTGCAACCTGCACCATTCCTGACGCAGTGTTCTCACCCTGATTATTACTGCCGCTCGACGAGCTATCTTCATCGTCGATCATCGTTATCGCGAGTCAGCTGCCGATATGCGTGATATTGGTGAGCGACCCTCTTTTCGTCAGCCGCGACGGCAAGAGAGAAGATCCGCGGACAATACATAGCGATAAGTGGCAACGAAGTTATGACATATCTCAAAGGAAGATATACCGCGGCGCAGATAATAGCCATAGGGATAGATCTGTTTCTGGAGATTCGAGCCATCATCGACTGATTTACCATCGGTATAACTGGCATCGAACATGTAGCAGCGTCCGGTGTGCTTCGCCGCGGCATAAACATTGCACTCGCCAAATGGTCCGCAGATTGCCGAGCCTGGAACAACTTCGCTACGACAGTATTCGGTCTGGCGTGGCGTTCGATAGTGCCGAGCGAAAACAAATTGAACACCACAGATTCAATTCCCCGCGACGAGGAGCATCGTGGCAGAATTTCTGCGCTTGAGGTGGATGTGCTTTGCATTTTGTATGAGCACATGAGACGCAGGAATCATTACGTCCTTAAAGCAGTTATTGCGGCGACGTCATAGCGCTCTCATCCGCATCCTGAACATCACCGCCTGGATCGCAATTTGCACGATCTAAGCAATCAAGCAGCAATGTGTAAATGCTGCTGAAAAGCTTGTGCAGGCAGGTCTTAGCTGCAGTTTGCTTTTAAGCTCCCCATAAAAACGAAGCCGTCCTGTAATCACTCTGCAGAGAACCTGCGTCTGAAAGAGGTACACAACACGCACGACGATGTGCGCGGATAAAGATATGCAGAATATGCGCAGTCAATCGATCGAAGGCATTCTACGTATGGACAGCAGAGGTTCGGCACTCCTAGCTAGCGTGCCGTCGCTTCTGGGGATCGGCATTCTTTGCTGTATCGTTCTCGCCTGTCCTGAAGTTTGGAAAGTGAAGGCACATCTCAGTGAAAAGAGAGCGATTTCCGGCGTAGTCATGGATGCAGGCTCCCATCGGCCCCTGGGAGGAGCACTGGTTTGGATTGAAGAGGAAAAGAACAGGACGGTATCTACAGATTCTTCCGGTCTCTTTGCGCTTTTCCCTAATAACGCCGCTCACTTCGGGCAAACCGTTACTGTTCATGCTAAGGAACCGGGCTATCAGGATGAACGGTTGCAGATCAAAATTGGAAAGCCTTCCCATCCATTTTCACTGCAGTTGCCTGACGACAACGCGGCATACAGCTTCCTACGTAGTCCGCAGTATGAGAATGCGTCTGGTGTACATACAAACCAAGCCCTGATCTGCCATCTTGATGGCGAGTCTCCAGCTGGTGGTGTTCCGTGGAAAAAAGAGGATGCCTGCTATATCCCACGCGTCGAAGACCTGGATACGACGTATAGAGAAGGCTCGATGAGTTCATCAAAAGGAGGTGTCTATTCTCCGATGAAGCTCGCCGATCTCCCGCCTGGTATTGAGATGAGGATATCCGGTTATCACGATTGGGCCATAAGCGATGTCCAACTTACCCATCACCAACTTTCATTCTTCACGCACTGTGAACCAGAGATATCTCCCGGGCCAGGATGCTCTGTACGTGTCGAAGTAATTGCCCATTACAAGACGAGTCCGCAGAACTGAAACCGCTCACATCGCAGCGCTTCCCTGGATTGCACACGCAAAGCCGAGCAGAGCAAGCAGGTGCTGCTCGGCTGTCCAAAATACGTACATTTTCCAACTGTCGAGACTCAGGTCCAAATTTGCCGATGACTACACAAGAGCTCTTCACCTCTGAAACTGCTTATCCCACATATTCCGAAGATATGTCTTGCCCCAGCACTGTTCCCCTTGAACTCGCGACAGCGAAGCGGCATTCGGTCCCACTCCATCTCCCGATCGCTTCGTCGGCCTATCGGCTTATCAAGCCAACGATCGAGTTCGTTCTGATCATGTTGGCGCTTCCCTTCCTGCTACCACTGTGTCTGTGCATTGCGGTGCTGGTAGGAGCAAGTTCGCGCGGTCCGGTGTTCTATCGGCATCGCCGTCTGGGTCAGTTTCAACGGCCGATTTTTGTGTGGAAGTTCCGCACCATGTATCAGGATGGGGACCGTGTGCTCGAGCAATATCTGGATGCCAATGCCGAGGCAAGACAGGAATGGCTCACCAACCGGAAGCTGAAATGGGATCCACGGATCACTCCCATCGGACGGATTCTTCGTTCCACGAGCCTGGACGAAATCCCCCAATTGCTGAATGTACTTTGTGGCGAGATGAGCATTGTCGGGCCGCGCCCCATCGTACACGAAGAAATGAGCAAGTACGGAATGTACCTGCAGATGTTCTCGTATGCCGTTCCTGGTATTACGGGGCTGTGGCAGGTTTCCGGCCGCTGCGATCTCAGCTATGAAGAGCGCGTACAGCTGGACGTGCACTATGTGACTCGCTGGAATCTTTGGATGGAAACGAAGATTCTCCTGAAAACTCTCTTCGTCATGATTCATCGCGAGGGAGCCTATTAGTGCTAGCCTGCGCTCCTGGGTGTGCTTCCTCCAGAAGCTCAAAAATCAGCTGGCTCTGCACCTGCTTCTTCAGACATTCGGCTGCTGCTGCGAGCAAACGCTTGCATGGCGGGTGACTTTTAGCTCCTATCCTGCTTCGCATGCATTCACTCTTCGAAGCAGGCCCCTATTCTTCCAAAAATAAAGCGTTCTTCGTGTAATCAATTCTGCTCATTTATGCGACTCATACTCCAGTACGCCGTTGACCAAAGCGCTGCCCGTCATGAACCCACTCGGCGGGCAGCATCTTTTCGATATGGCTGCGATGGATGAACGAATCTCAGCAGTAGTCGCCACCGAGATCCCGGCTCAGCAATAGCTGCCCAGGGCGGAGGAACGCAGGCACGATGGGCGCATATGCACGCACCGAATATATAGACCTGGCTCCTCACGGTGAAATAGAATCACCCTTTGTGGAAACCACCCAACCCGCCAGCGAACTCGACGACATCGACGGGCTGGTCAGGACCTATCGGGCTCAGATTCTGCGATTTGTTACTTTTTCGACGGGTGACCCTGACCTGGCTGAGACTATTACGCAGGATACGTTGCTACGGGCATATTTGGGGCGGAAGAGTTTTCGCGGTGATTGCAGTGTGAAAACCTGGCTTACCGGCATCGCCATTAACCTGACTCGTGACCATATGCGGTCGGCCAAGTACAAGTTCTGGAAGCAGGCTAAGGCGACTGCAATCGATGTGCACGAGATGGCATCGTTTCTTCCATCCGCGGGATCAAGCCCTGAGCATCAGGTATTAGCGAAGGAGAAGATTGGCCAGCTGTCAAAGGTACTTGCGACCCTTTCCCCAAAACAGCGGACCGTATTTTTGATGAGATTTTCTCAGGACATTCCGGTAGCGGAGATCAGCCAAATGCTGGGGATGCAGATGCACACCGTGAGGACACACCTGCATCGTGCTCTCCATGCAGTCCGCAGCCAGCTTGGAGCGAAGATATGACGACAGACATGTTCGCCCACCTGACGGAAGAAGAGCTCCATGACGCTCTGATCGATCTGAACTCCGCCGAGACAGCTCGTCACCTCGCCCTCTGCGCAATGTGCCGCAGCAAGCTGGAGGTATTTCAGGCCGACATGGAAGCATTCAATACGGCATCGCTGGCCTGGAGCGAAGCACGGTCGATCACCACACCCATGATCGAGTTGCCCAGAAGAAAGCAGCACGGATTGTTTCCCGGAGCCGCATGGACACTAGCAACACTCATGCTGGTGACAGGCATCGTGACATTACGCTATGACCATCTATCCTTAAGGCGTGCCCACGTCGGAAATACGGCAGCGCAGGATAATGATTCGCAAATTGCGCAAGATAACGATCTCTTACAAGCTGTAGATAGTGCAATCAACGCAGACGATGTATCGCCCATGCGTGAGTACAATGTCCCCACGGGCCATCAGCCACACGCAGGCAATGACAGGAGTACCTACTAAGAACTATGTGCACTCGTTGGTTGAGAACTGCCTGTCTAAATCTTAGTCTTCTGGTCGCCGCGTCTGGAGCCGCTTACGCGCAGGCCGGTGGTCCAGGAGGTCCTGGCGGCCCGGGGGGTCCAAGAAATTCGAACGGGCCTGGTGGCCCGACGCCTCCAGCGACTTCGCCACAAGCATCGGCATCCATGACCGGCAACAGCACCGCCAGCGGCAGCTCATCCGGAAGTGGCGTGCAGTTCGGACCACCTCGGCGCTGGTGGGATGATAAATCGGCGATGAAGACGGTTGGCATCAGCAGCGAACAGAAGAAAAACATGGATGCGATTTTCGATGCCAATAAGCCCGCTATTCTGTCGAGCTATCAGAGCTTCCTGAAAGAGCAATCCAAGCTGTCGGCTATCAGCAAAAATTCGCAGGCAGACAAGGCCAGTCTCTTCGCACAGATCGATGCTGTAAATCAGGCGCGTGCCTCGCTGCAAAAGACAGTCGCACAAATGTATTTGGAAATTCGGCAGGTGATGAGCTCGCAGCAGATCGAGAAGCTCGAAAAGCTTCAGTAAGCAGGCGTCTTCACCTGGCTTGGCGAGCCTTTATCGATGGAACGCTGCTTGAGCCGGCCGTGGTATGAAGCCCATTACGGCTGGTCCGCTCCAAGGCCTGCAGCTTCACGAAGTGCCCGATCTATCATCGAGAGCTTCTTCCCGCCTCTTGGACTGCGTAACACATAGGTCACGCCGATCGAAACCGTATCGAGGTCTCTCCTCAGGCTACGGTTATAGTATCCAGTCAGCGTGAAGTGGCTTTGCAGTGGGATCCCAAACGATGTGGTGAATCCATTGTCTTCGCTCGCGCCATTGCTATAGGTCACGGTCTTCGACGGTCCCTTGCCGCCCGCTGGACCACCGACGGTATAAACCGTCTGGCCTCCCAGCGGTAATTGCTCATACGCTACGGACTCAATGTAATTGTGACCGTAGATCCAGAGGATCGCGCCGGCATTAAAGTGCGCCAGCGGCCCGACAGAGCTGTAATCCTTGGTGACAAGATTGTTTACCAGGTTTGAAGAGTCGCCTGCGCCCAGATCGACCAGAAATCCGGCTCGCCGAATATAGCGCTCCATGTGATTGTCGAGGTCGAAGGTTACGTGACCGGTACCGAGACCTTCTGGGCGATCTCCTGTGGGCGCAGTCAGTGATGCTGTTACCGTATCCGTAAAAATGGACGGTCGCCACGTAGCATGGAAGTCGATCAGCGTATCCCCTACATCAAATTTCTCCAGCACCTCTCCCTGGCTACTCTCAGAATTGTTGTGCAAATTTGCCACGGAGAGGTGTAGGTAAAGAGGGGTGCTGGCATCCACCGAGTAGCGATGCAAGAAGCTGTAACTCACCGCAGGCGTAACAAGCTGATACCAGCTCTGCGAAGAAGTATGAACACCAGAATACGTAAAACCAGCGTTTAACCCGGCAAAACGCGCACTAACGCCAGGCACCCGCGGTACAAGGTCTGAAACTTCAGAACCAGGCCGTATGGTTGCAGATTGCTGGGGACTCTGCTGCGCTTCCGCAGCGAGGCAGGCTGCCAGCCAAAAAGCTACACAGAATATGCGATATGAACTCGGTGGCACCCCTCGAAAAGCTCCAGTATTTCCAATGGTATCAATGAAGTCCAAAACCTACAGTATTCTCGCAGTGTGAAGCATTTTTTTCTGCGCAATCAAACGACTGTACGGCTTGCAGTCCTTCTCTTGTTGCTGGCTGTTTTTTTTAACCGGCCACTTCATGCAGAGCTCTCCTGCACTCAGGCAACCGTTGTCGCATCGCCTACAGCCAATTCTGTAGAGGCGAAAGCCGTATCCGTACTTCGCGAGGAAGAAGCCAAACGAACCGGGGTTGAATGGCCATTGAATGCACATCAGGAAATCGCAACCGTCAATATCATTGTCGGATTGCGCGGGGAGATCCCTTCCCTTCTTGCGTCTCCATGGCGAGATGCATGGCAGTCACTCTCGCCTTCTTCATCGACGCATGAGCCTGAGGGATTTTCGATCGAGACGCTTCACCGTACCTCTTCTACGACCATCGTCATTGCGGGCAATGATCCACGCGGTGTTCTTTTCGGAGTGGGATACCTATTACGCAAGCTGGAAATGGAACATGGTCGCGCTACTCTTGCTGCGGATTTGCACGTCACTACCGCTCCTGATTCTCCTGTGCGCGGAATTCAGATCGGTTATCGGCGCAAAAACAATACCTATGATGCATGGACTGTTGCGCAATTCGATCAGCAGACACGAGACCTCGCCATC belongs to Silvibacterium dinghuense and includes:
- a CDS encoding sugar transferase; protein product: MHTQSRAEQAGAARLSKIRTFSNCRDSGPNLPMTTQELFTSETAYPTYSEDMSCPSTVPLELATAKRHSVPLHLPIASSAYRLIKPTIEFVLIMLALPFLLPLCLCIAVLVGASSRGPVFYRHRRLGQFQRPIFVWKFRTMYQDGDRVLEQYLDANAEARQEWLTNRKLKWDPRITPIGRILRSTSLDEIPQLLNVLCGEMSIVGPRPIVHEEMSKYGMYLQMFSYAVPGITGLWQVSGRCDLSYEERVQLDVHYVTRWNLWMETKILLKTLFVMIHREGAY
- a CDS encoding carboxypeptidase-like regulatory domain-containing protein — encoded protein: MQNMRSQSIEGILRMDSRGSALLASVPSLLGIGILCCIVLACPEVWKVKAHLSEKRAISGVVMDAGSHRPLGGALVWIEEEKNRTVSTDSSGLFALFPNNAAHFGQTVTVHAKEPGYQDERLQIKIGKPSHPFSLQLPDDNAAYSFLRSPQYENASGVHTNQALICHLDGESPAGGVPWKKEDACYIPRVEDLDTTYREGSMSSSKGGVYSPMKLADLPPGIEMRISGYHDWAISDVQLTHHQLSFFTHCEPEISPGPGCSVRVEVIAHYKTSPQN
- a CDS encoding RNA polymerase sigma factor, with translation MGAYARTEYIDLAPHGEIESPFVETTQPASELDDIDGLVRTYRAQILRFVTFSTGDPDLAETITQDTLLRAYLGRKSFRGDCSVKTWLTGIAINLTRDHMRSAKYKFWKQAKATAIDVHEMASFLPSAGSSPEHQVLAKEKIGQLSKVLATLSPKQRTVFLMRFSQDIPVAEISQMLGMQMHTVRTHLHRALHAVRSQLGAKI
- a CDS encoding periplasmic heavy metal sensor: MTGNSTASGSSSGSGVQFGPPRRWWDDKSAMKTVGISSEQKKNMDAIFDANKPAILSSYQSFLKEQSKLSAISKNSQADKASLFAQIDAVNQARASLQKTVAQMYLEIRQVMSSQQIEKLEKLQ